AATATGGCAAGACCATTAATTCAAATGGCGTTGGACTCTTTGGATTTCGACCAAACCGTAGCTTTGGCAGATAAAGTAGCGCCTTACGTCGACATCTTTGAAATCGGTACCCCTTGCATCAAATATAACGGCATTAACTTGGTGAAAGAACTGAGAAACCGTTACCCAGACAAATTGTTGTTGGTCGACCTGAAAACCATGGACGCCGGCGAATACGAAGCAGGCGCGTTCTACGCAGCCGGCGCAGACATCTGCACCGTACTGGGCGTATCCGGCCTGGCCACCATCGGCGGCGTAATCAAAGCAGCGAAAAAACACGCTGCTGAAGTCCAAGTCGACCTGATCAACGTGCCTAACAAAGCGGAGTGCGCACGCGAATCCGCTAAATTGGGCGCGCAAATCATGGGCGTTCACACCGGTCTGGACGCGCAAGCGGCTGGCCAAACTCCGTTCGGCGATTTGAACGAAGTTACTTCTTTGGGTCTGAACGTTCGCGTTTCCGTTGCCGGCGGTATCAAACCTGCCACGATTGACCAAACCGTCAAAGCCGGTGCGAACATCATCGTCGTCGGTGCGGCTATCTACGGTGCGCCATGCCCTGCAACCGCTGCTCGCGAAATTCGCGAACTGGTTGACGCTGCAGCTGCATAAGCCAACGTTGGCAACGCCTAGTTTCTAGGAAATACTGAGGACGGGTGGTTCGCGCCACTCGTCCTTTTGTTTGTTATATCCCCAGTTTTTTAGCGTGGCCCCGATCAAGGGTCTGCTAGCATCAATTCAAAGATTCAATTAGGAGACCAACATGCCTTCGCGTCGAGACTTAGCGAACGCCATCCGCGCACTTAGCATGGACGCGGTACAGAAAGCCAATTCAGGACACCCTGGAGCCCCGATGGGGATGGCCGATATCGCCGAAGTACTGTGGAACGATTTTCTGAACCACAACCCGAACAACCCGAAATGGGCCAACCGCGACCGCTTCGTGCTGTCCAACGGCCACGGCTCCATGCTGATTTACTCGTTGTTGCACCTGTCGGGCTACAACCTGCCGATCGACGAACTGAAACAGTTCCGTCAACTGCACTCGAAAACCCCGGGCCATCCTGAATACGGCTACACCGACGGCGTCGAAACCACCACCGGCCCGCTGGGCCAAGGCATCACCAATGCCGTCGGTTTCGCCATTGCCGAACGTGCCCTGGCCGGCCAATTCAACCGCCCAGGCCACGACATCGTCGACCACCACACCTACGTATTCCTGGGTGACGGCTGCTTGATGGAAGGTATCTCCCACGAAGCCTGCTCGCTGGCTGGCTCCATGAAACTGGGCAAACTGATCGCCTTCTACGACGACAACAACATCTCCATCGACGGCGAAGTCCGCGGTCACGGCAACGTTACCGGCTGGTTCCTGGACGATACCCCGAAACGCTTTGAAGCCTACGGCTGGCACGTCATCCCCAAAGTCGACGGCCACAACGCCGACGCGGTGAAAAAAGCCATCGAAGAAGCCAAAAAAGTCACCGACAGACCGAGCATCATCTGCTGCCAAACCACCATCGGTTTCGGCTCGCCGAACAAACAAGGCAAAGAAGAATGCCACGGCGCTGCCCTGGGTGAAGCCGAAGTCGCCGCCACCCGCGAAAACTTGGGCTGGTCGCATGCGCCATTCGAAATTCCGGCCGACATCTACGCCGGTTGGGACGCCAAAGCCAAAGGCGACCGTTTGGAAAGCGCCTGGAACGACAAATTCGCCGCTTATAAAGCCGCGCATCCGGAACTGGCTGCCGAATTCGAACGCCGCATGGCCGGTAAACTGCCTGCCGACTGGGCCGAAAAAGCCAACGCCTTCATCGCCGACGTCAACGCCAAAGCCGAAACCATTGCCAGCCGCAAAGCCTCGCAAAACACCCTGAACGGTTTCGGCCCGTTGCTGCCGGAACTGATGGGCGGCTCCGCCGACCTGGCCGGCTCCAACCTGACCCTGTGGAAAGGCTGCAAAGACATCAATGCGACCGGCCACGACGGCAACTATGTCTACTACGGCGTACGCGAATTCGGCATGAGCGCCATCATGAACGGCATCACCCTGCACGGCGGCTTCAAAGCCTACGGCGCCACCTTCCTTATGTTCTCGGAATACGCCCGTAACGCTCTGCGCATGGCCGCCCTGATGAAAGCGCCGACCATCTTCGTCTACACCCACGACTCCATCGGCCTGGGCGAAGACGGCCCGACCCACCAACCGGTCGAACAAACCGCCACCCTGCGCATGATACCCAACATGCACGTCTGGCGCCCGTGCGACGCGGTCGAGTCTGCCGTCAGCTGGAAAGCCGCCATCGAACGAACCGACGGCCCGAGCACCCTGATCTTCTCCCGGCAAAACCTGCCGCACATGGCGCGCAGCCAAGCCCAGATCGACGCCATCGGCAAAGGCGGCTACGTTCTGAGCGGCGAAGGCAACCCGGACGCCATCATCATCGCTACCGGCTCCGAAGTCGAACTGGCGGTGAAAGCGGCCGAAGCGTTGAAAGCCAAAGGCAAAAACATCCGCGTAGTGTCCATGCCGTCGACCAACGTGTTTGAAGCGCAGGATCAAGCCTACAAAGACAGCGTCCTGCCGCCAAGCGTGACCAAACGCGTCGTCGTCGAAGCCGGCGTCACCGACAGTTGGTGGAAATATGCCGGCAGCCAAGGCCGCGTCGTGGGCTTGGACCGTTTCGGCGAATCGGCCCCGGCCGGCCAACTCTTCAAAGAGTTCGGCTTCACCGTGGACAATGTCGTCGCTAACGTCGAAGCAGTGCTTTAAACTAAGAAGCTGTAAAACACGCGCCCTTGCCGGTTTGCCGGCAAGGGTTTAGTTCGAATGGTAAAGTAAGGTGGGGAATATGAAAGACATTAAACTAGCTGCTGTAGCTTTTGTTGTATCAATGTTCGCCGTGCCGTCCGTATGGGCCGTTGATTACCCGGCGGCGGATTTTCAGCCGAAAGTCGTCTACCGTGATCCTTCTATCGTCGAGGTTGCCCCGGCACCGGCGAGCGCCGCCGCAGCAACCGCAAACGTAGCAACGCCATGCGTCAATCAGCAACAACAGGCTGAGGCCGATCCGAAATATCCGGCCGCCAATTTTCAGCCTAAGGTTGTCTACAGCGGTTCTGGTTCGTAACGTGGCGAACGGTTTTGTGGCACTCTCTCGGTAGTGGGTCGCCGCTGTTGGTGTGTAGGCCGCAACATATAAAAATTATTACATTCAGGAGTATTCTCAAATGACAACAAGCAGTTTGATGAATAGCCTATTCGGCTTTTTATTCGACAAACCAACAGATGACGGTAGCTGGCTGGATGCCGATTCGAGCGTCGCCGCTGGCGATGGCCAACTGACCGGCGTCGCTCGTTATTTACAAAAACTCGAGCCGCCGAAGCCGGAGCTGGAGCTGGACGAAAACGGCGAGCCATTGACCGGGGTGGCGAAGTATCTGGCTATGCAGCGCCAGGCCGAACAAGTAGTGCAGCCGGCCGCTGAAGAAGTTGAGGTCGAGTCGGTTGCCGAAGAAGTCGAAGAAGCAGTAGAAGCAGTAGAAGCAGTAGAAGCAGTAGAAGCAGTGGCTGTGGAAGTCGAGAGCGAGCCCGCTCCAGCAGCCCCGACCGGCGTCGAGAAATATCTCAGCCAGCAGGCGGATAATCCGGTAACCCGCGTTACCAAATACTTAATCAAAGAATCGATACAAGCCAAGGCTGCGCCGGTGACTGGCGTATCCAAGTACGTCACCAAGCATGACCGTGAAGAGCCGGGTGTGACGGGGGTGGCCAAGTACGTTATCCGCCAGAATATGACGCAGCAGCCTGCAGTGACCGGGGTGGCCAAGTATGTGTTGAAAAAGGGGCTTGCGGCAAAAGACGCGCCTTTGGCAACGTCGGTCAGTAAATATCTGGCCAAGCAAGCTTTGGTAATCAAGGATGCGCCGATCATTACCGGAGTCGAGAAATATTTGATCCGCCAGGAACGTCTGCTGAAAGCGCAAGAGCCGGCAACCGGCGTAGCCAAGTTTCTTGCCGAACAAGCGCTGGCTGCAAAGAAAACCGCGGCGGCGGCATTGGTTGCGCGCTACGTTGAAGCCGAAGCGAAATTACAAGCCGAAAAGGCTGAGGCCCTGAGGAGTCAGCCGCAACCTGAAGATTTGATTGCCGATGCCGAGGTGGCGGTCGAGGGCTCGGCGGTCGATCGCTACCTGGCGCGGCAGGCCGCCGCCCAGGATAGTGCGCCAAAGCCGACCGGTGTGGCTAAATATTTAGCCCGTCAAGTACAACTGCAAAGCCAGGCCGAGCCATTGACCGGTGTGGCGCGTTACTTGGTAAAACAGGCGATTGCCGCCAAGCAAATGCCGACTCCTACAGGAGTCGCCAAATATGTTGCTAAGCAACGCTTGGTTGTCAATCCGGTCCAGCCGCTCAGCTCGGTAGCCAAATACGTGGCCAAACACGAGGCTGAGGAAAAGGCGGCCGGAGAAGTGACAGGCGTGGCCAAATATATGGCCAAGCAAGACGTCCGGCAAGTCGAATCCGCGGCTGTTTCCGGTGTGGCCAAGTATGTTGCGCGGCAGGCTTTGAGTGACGGCGAAGCCCCGTTCGCCAGGACGACCGGCGTCGAAAAGTATTTGCGTAATCAAGCTTAGCTGTTTGTGCTGCGATTAAGCCGGCATCTCGTAAGGGATGCCGGCTTTTTTGTCTCTAGGGTTTCTGTCCGGTAAAGGGCGCGGCCGATACAGCAAGCGAAAACTATATTATTATTGCCTGCCGTAATTAGCCTTAGAGATTCCGATGCGCCTCTTGATTCGCTGCCTTTCGCTTGTATTTGCTCCCCTAGCTGCGGCTCAGGCTGCTCCGGACGAACCGGCTCCTGTGCCTGAGCCACCGGATTTGCCGGCCCCGGTGCAATCGGGCGAGGAGATGGAACCGGATATCACGATCATCCGTAAAGGCAAGGATACGATCCAGGAATTTCGCCGCAACGGCAAGCTGTATATGGTCAAGATTCAGCCTCAGGTCGGACCGCCTTACTACATGCTCGATACCAACGGCGACGGCGAGCTGGACGTGAAGAAGAACGACTTGGACGAAAACACCAATATCAATAAATGGACCTTGTTCGAGTGGGATTGGCCTTGACGATTACGGCGCCCCTGGCGCGACCGTCCTGCGGACGGGCGCCGGGCGTTGCTATTCCGAAACTTTAAGCAGCCAGCCTTCTTCGGCGCTGCACTTTTCGAATTTTGCTTTCAAAGTGACCGATACCCGTACTGTGGCATTCTTAATGTCGGCGGGTAATTTGCCTTTAACCAGGTAAAACGTGTCTTTATCTTCCACCGTTATCGGTATCTGCTGTTGTTTGATGCTGACATGAATGTGGCCGGGGCCGTTGCTACCGGACGCGGCAAATGAAAATTCCGCTCCGGGCGCCACAGTGGACAAATGCTCGGGTTTGATCCGACTGACTTTGGCGCGGATGCAGCCGGATTCGCTGGCGTTTCCGCCGTGGCCAATATGTCCTGTCGATTGGCTCCAGCTCGGGTAGCTAAACCCGAGAGCCAGCAGTGCCGCGAGAATTTTTGAAGTTTGCATGGTTCCCCCCGTGTTTTGAAAATTAGTATTGCCCATCGCCATTGATTATAGGGCCGGGGTCGGGAAGTTTGAAGTTCGGGGTGTCGTTAGCGGCCCGGATTGCGCGATTGATGTTTCGCTACAAATTGATTACATTGGAATTTGCGGGTTGCGGTCCGTTTTCATAACAATAAATAAAAAGGAAGGGCGGGGTATGTATTTTTTAGCGAAGCTATTCGGAATTTTAACCTTGGTTTGGTTCTATATGACGGCCAAAAACCAGAATGCGCCTTTAATCAATTGGTCGATTATCGGTCTGGTCGGCTATTGGTTGACGTGGTGGCTGGCCAAGTTCTTTGTGTTGGAGCCATTATCCAAGTTGGTTGCCAAGCATTCGGTGATGGAGATGGTTTTGACTCAAGTCCCGGTGGCCTGCGCCGTACTGGCTTGTGTTTTTATCCGCAAGAAGTTGATAGCCAGCATTTCTGCGAATTAGTGCGTCCGCACAATGCCTAAAGTTGTAGTTGTCACCGGGGCCGCCCGGCGTATCGGAGCCGCTTGCTCCAGGATGTTACATGCCGCAGGCTACAACGTGGTGTTGCACTATAAAAACTCGGAGGCCGACGCGCTAGCCCTTTGCCAAGCGCTAAATGCGATTCGGAGCGATTCGGCGGTTCCGGTCAAGGCGGATTTACAGGGAATGAGCGGTATTGAGCGGTTGGCGGCGGGCGCTGTATCGGCTTGGGCTGGGGTGGATGCTTTGGTGAACAGTGCTTCCGTGTTTTATCCGCGACCGGTCGGCCAAGTGACCGAGCAAGACTGGGAGTTGACCTTCGCCGCCAATTTGAAAGCGCCGTTTTTTCTGTCGCAAGCTTTATATGCTTCGCTG
Above is a window of Methylomonas koyamae DNA encoding:
- a CDS encoding pteridine reductase, translated to MPKVVVVTGAARRIGAACSRMLHAAGYNVVLHYKNSEADALALCQALNAIRSDSAVPVKADLQGMSGIERLAAGAVSAWAGVDALVNSASVFYPRPVGQVTEQDWELTFAANLKAPFFLSQALYASLRARRGCIVNIADIHGEAGLPGFPVYSIAKAGLLAMTRCLAKDMAPDVRVNAVSPGAILWPEQGGSEAERVAILDKVALRRCGEADDIAKTVRFLLEDAGYITGQTINVDGGRSLYR
- a CDS encoding DUF2782 domain-containing protein, coding for MPEPPDLPAPVQSGEEMEPDITIIRKGKDTIQEFRRNGKLYMVKIQPQVGPPYYMLDTNGDGELDVKKNDLDENTNINKWTLFEWDWP
- the hxlA gene encoding 3-hexulose-6-phosphate synthase; this encodes MARPLIQMALDSLDFDQTVALADKVAPYVDIFEIGTPCIKYNGINLVKELRNRYPDKLLLVDLKTMDAGEYEAGAFYAAGADICTVLGVSGLATIGGVIKAAKKHAAEVQVDLINVPNKAECARESAKLGAQIMGVHTGLDAQAAGQTPFGDLNEVTSLGLNVRVSVAGGIKPATIDQTVKAGANIIVVGAAIYGAPCPATAAREIRELVDAAAA
- the tkt gene encoding transketolase codes for the protein MPSRRDLANAIRALSMDAVQKANSGHPGAPMGMADIAEVLWNDFLNHNPNNPKWANRDRFVLSNGHGSMLIYSLLHLSGYNLPIDELKQFRQLHSKTPGHPEYGYTDGVETTTGPLGQGITNAVGFAIAERALAGQFNRPGHDIVDHHTYVFLGDGCLMEGISHEACSLAGSMKLGKLIAFYDDNNISIDGEVRGHGNVTGWFLDDTPKRFEAYGWHVIPKVDGHNADAVKKAIEEAKKVTDRPSIICCQTTIGFGSPNKQGKEECHGAALGEAEVAATRENLGWSHAPFEIPADIYAGWDAKAKGDRLESAWNDKFAAYKAAHPELAAEFERRMAGKLPADWAEKANAFIADVNAKAETIASRKASQNTLNGFGPLLPELMGGSADLAGSNLTLWKGCKDINATGHDGNYVYYGVREFGMSAIMNGITLHGGFKAYGATFLMFSEYARNALRMAALMKAPTIFVYTHDSIGLGEDGPTHQPVEQTATLRMIPNMHVWRPCDAVESAVSWKAAIERTDGPSTLIFSRQNLPHMARSQAQIDAIGKGGYVLSGEGNPDAIIIATGSEVELAVKAAEALKAKGKNIRVVSMPSTNVFEAQDQAYKDSVLPPSVTKRVVVEAGVTDSWWKYAGSQGRVVGLDRFGESAPAGQLFKEFGFTVDNVVANVEAVL